The Ptychodera flava strain L36383 unplaced genomic scaffold, AS_Pfla_20210202 Scaffold_37__1_contigs__length_1687728_pilon, whole genome shotgun sequence genome contains a region encoding:
- the LOC139127797 gene encoding uncharacterized protein, which yields MRMVYQVANISNPNVADNTVIWSTFAAPDSYYNLEIALAVNRGQVDKLDGTKWKDKTLLARMMGDYEYLAKSYGLSGPNGKYFCVCCVISKEQAQLPKEEQPLSSMKKRNLDDIRKCHSEFFSTGGNLRHAMQHYNSVRKPLFNVPLHRVAVPGLYISPGLF from the exons ATGAGAATGGTTTACCAAGTTGCTAACATCAGTAATCCAAATGTAGCAGATAATACAGTGATTTGGAGTACATTTGCAGCACCTGATTCCTATTACAATTTAGAAATAGCTTTAGCTGTTAACAGAGGTCAGGTAGACAAACTGGATGGCACAAAGTGGAA AGACAAGACACTATTAGCACGGATGATGGGAGATTATGAGTATCTGGCCAAGAGTTATGGATTGTCTGGACCAAATG ggaAATATTTTTGTGTATGCTGTGTGATCAGCAAGGAACAAGCACAGTTGCCGAAGGAGGAACAaccattgtcatcaatgaagAAGAGAAACCttgatgatatcagaaaatgtcacagtgaatttttttcaactggTGGAAACCTAAGGCATGCCATGCAGCACTACAATAGTGTCAGAAAGCCACTTTTCAATGTACCACTGCACAGA gttGCAGTCCCAGGGTTGTACATCAGTCCTGGCTTGTTTTAA